A DNA window from Centroberyx gerrardi isolate f3 chromosome 3, fCenGer3.hap1.cur.20231027, whole genome shotgun sequence contains the following coding sequences:
- the lias gene encoding lipoyl synthase, mitochondrial: MALVKQSCFIAGRLSTNHLWLSPRCNTHVYASGLTTAAKSSPTRTDRKKELLGDDGPDLQDFISGELSEKNKWEEYRGNLKREKGERLRLPPWLKTEIPIGKNYNKLKNTLRDLNLHTVCEEARCPNIGECWGGGEYATATATIMLMGDTCTRGCRFCSVKTARQPSPLDPDEPYNTAKAIAAWGLDYVVLTSVDRDDIADGGAKHFAKTVSNLKERSPQILVECLTPDFRGDLTAVEKIALSGLDVYAHNVETVRELQRHVRDPRANFDQSLSVLKHAKKVKPTVLTKTSIMLGLGETDQQILNTLTELREAGVDCLTLGQYMQPTKRHLKVEEYVTPERFAHWEKVGNDMGFVYTASGPLVRSSYKAGEFFLKNLLEKRKAEVTIAE, from the exons ATGGCGTTGGTcaaacaaagttgttttataGCTGGTCGTCTCTCCACTAATCATCTATGGTTGAGCCCCAGATGCAACACACAT GTGTATGCAAGTGGCCTGACCACAGCGGCCAAGTCGTCCCCGACCCGGACTGACAGAAAGAAGGAGTTGTTGGGTGATGACGGGCCCGATCTACAAGACTTCATCTCCGGGGAACTGTCGGAGAAAAACAAGTGGGAAGAGTACAGAGGCAacctgaagagagagaagggagagag GCTGAGGCTTCCTCCATGGCTGAAGACCGAGATCCCCATTGGGAAGAACTACAACAAGCTGAAGAATACACTGAGAGACCTGAACCTGCACACA gtgTGTGAGGAGGCCAGGTGTCCAAACATCGGGGAGtgctggggaggaggagagtacGCCACCGCCACAGCTACCATCATG cTGATGGGAGACACATGTACCCGTGGGTGCAGGTTCTGCTCGGTGAAGACGGCCCGCCAGCCCTCTCCTCTGGACCCGGACGAGCCCTACAACACAGCCAAGGCCATCGCTGCCTGGGGGCTGGACTATGTGGTTCTCACCTCGGTAGACAGAGACG ACATTGCTGATGGAGGAGCAAAGCACTTTGCCAAGACTGTCTCCAACCTGAAGGAAAG GTCTCCTCAGATCCTGGTGGAATGTCTGACCCCTGATTTCCGAGGCGACCTGACAGCAGTAGAGAAGATCGCCCTATCAGGGCTTGATGTGTACGCCCACAATGTGGAGACGGTCCGGGAGCTGCAGAG ACACGTGCGTGATCCCAGAGCGAACTTTGACCAGTCACTGAGTGTTCTGAAGCACGCTAAAAAGGTCAAACCCACTGTGCTCACCAAGACCTCCATCATGCTGGGGCTGGGGGAGACTGACCAGCAGATACTCAACACCTTGActg AGCTGCGGGAGGCAGGAGTGGACTGTCTAACGCTGGGCCAGTACATGCAGCCCACCAAACGCCACCTCAAG gtggaGGAATATGTGACACCGGAGAGGTTTGCCCACTGGGAGAAGGTTGGGAATGACATGGGCTTTGTCTACACTGCCAGCGGGCCCCTGGTGCGATCCTCTTACAAAGCAG GAGAGTTCTTCTTGAAGAATCTGCTggagaagagaaaagcagaAGTCACTATAGCAGAGTGA
- the ugdh gene encoding UDP-glucose 6-dehydrogenase — translation MFQIKKVCCIGAGYVGGPTCSVIAQMCPEITVTVVDVNESRIKAWNSDTLPIYEPGLKEVVESCRGRNLFFSTDIDSAIRDADLVFISVNTPTKTYGMGKGRAADLKFIEACARRIVEVSDGYKIVTEKSTVPVRAAESIRRIFDANTKPSLNLHVLSNPEFLAEGTAVRDLKEPDRVLIGGDETAEGQRAIRALCAVYEHWVPKARIITTNTWSSELSKLAANAFLAQRISSINSISALCEATGADVEEVAKAIGMDQRIGSKFLKASVGFGGSCFQKDVLNLVYLCEALNLPEVASYWQQVIDMNEYQRRRFACRIIDCLFNTVTGKKIALLGFSFKKDTGDTRESSSIYISKYLMDEGAKLFIYDPKVLKEQIIHDLSQPNISEDNPQRVSELVTVTTDPYEACQSAHALVICTEWDMFKELDYEKIYKKMLKPAFIFDGRRVLDHLHPHLQSIGFQIETIGKKVTSTRIPYTPAAVCAPRISATEPPTKKAKV, via the exons atgttTCAGATAAAGAAGGTCTGCTGCATTGGTGCAGGGTACGTGGGAGGCCCAACATGTAGTGTGATCGCCCAAATGTGCCCAGAGATCACAGTGACTGTTGTGGATGTCAACGAGTCCAGAATCAAAGCCTGGAACTCGGACACTCTGCCCATATACGAG ccgGGTCTGAAAGAAGTGGTTGAGTCATGCAGAGGGAGGAATCTGTTTTTCTCTACAGACATAGACTCAGCCATTAGGGACGCTGACCTCGTCTTCATCTCC GTGAATACCCCCACCAAGACCTATGGGATGGGGAAGGGTCGTGCGGCCGACCTCAAGTTCATCGAGGCGTGCGCCCGGCGGATTGTAGAGGTGTCCGATGGCTACAAGATCGTCACAGAGAAGAGTACGGTCCCGGTGCGAGCCGCCGAGAGCATCAGGCGGATATTTGATGCCAACACCAAACCCAGCCTCAACctacat GTACTGTCCAACCCAGAGTTCCTCGCAGAAGGAACAGCAGTGCGGGATCTGAAGGAGCCAGACCGCGTCCTGATCGGCGGAGACGAGACAGCGGAAGGCCAAAGGGCGATCAGAGCGCTGTGTGCCGTCTACGAACACTGGGTCCCCAAGGCACGCATCATCACCACCAACACATGGTCGTCCGAGCTCTCCAAACTG GCAGCCAATGCGTTCCTGGCGCAGCGAATCAGCAGCATCAACAGCATCAGCGCTCTGTGCGAGGCCACAGGAGCCGATGTGGAGGAGGTAGCCAAGGCCATCGGCATGGACCAGAGAATAGGCAGCAAGTTCCTCAAAGCCAGCGTAG GTTTTGGTGGCAGCTGTTTCCAGAAGGACGTGCTGAATCTGGTGTACCTGTGCGAGGCCCTCAACCTCCCTGAGGTGGCCTCCTACTGGCAGCAG GTGATTGATATGAACGAGTACCAGAGGAGGCGGTTCGCCTGCAGGATCATAGACTGCCTCTTCAACACTGTCACTGGCAAAAAGATCGCTCTGCTGGGCTTCTCCTTCAAGAAAGACACCGGCGACACTAG GGAGTCGTCCAGCATCTACATCTCCAAGTATCTGATGGACGAGGGGGCCAAGCTGTTCATCTACGACCCCAAAGTCCTTAAAGAACAAATCATCCATGACCTCTCCCAGCCCAACATCTCCGAGGACAACCCACAAAGAG TGTCGGAGCTGGTGACCGTGACCACAGACCCTTATGAGGCTTGCCAGAGCGCACACGCATTGGTCATCTGCACCGAGTGGGACATGTTCAag GAGCTGGACTATGAGAAGATTTACAAGAAGATGCTGAAGCCGGCCTTCATATTTGACGGTCGGAGAGTGCTGGaccacctccaccctcatcTGCAGAGCATAGGCTTCCAG ATTGAGACCATCGGTAAGAAGGTGACATCAACACGTATCCCCTACACCCCTGCAGCTGTGTGCGCTCCCCGCATCAGCGCCACTGAACCTCCCACCAAGAAAGCCAAAGTCTAA
- the smim14 gene encoding small integral membrane protein 14: MAEGGYDPCECICSHEYAMRRLINLLRQSQSYCTDTECLQEIPGPSGPVGGGGDLTLPMVLMGWMVLALLLFLLRPNSLRGPRPTGKPTGPHSSDSREPPAPPID; the protein is encoded by the exons ATGGCGGAGGGAGGCTACGACCCTTGCGAGTGCATCTGCTCCCATGAGTATGCTATGAGGCGACTCATCAACCTG CTCAGGCAATCTCAGTCCTactgcacagacacagagtgCCTTCAGGAAA tacCAGGTCCGAGTGGGCCggttgggggaggaggggacCTGACCCTCCCCATGGTTCTGATGGGATGGATGGTGCTggctctgctcctcttcctgctccgcCCAAACAGCCTCCGAGGCCCCCGTCCCACAGGCAAACCCACTGGACCCCACAGC AGCGACAGCAGAGAGCCCCCAGCGCCACCTATTGACTAG
- the ube2kb gene encoding ubiquitin-conjugating enzyme E2Kb, whose protein sequence is MANIAVQRIKREFKEVLKSEETSKNQIKVDLVDENFTELRGEIAGPPDTPYEGGRYQLEIKIPETYPFNPPKVRFITKIWHPNISSVTGAICLDILKDQWAAAMTLRTVLLSLQALLAAAEPDDPQDAVVANQYKQNPEMFKQTARLWSHVYAGAPVSSPDYTRKIDKLCAMGFDKNAVIAALSSKSWDVETATELLLSN, encoded by the exons ATGGCTAACATTGCGGTCCAAAGGATCAAGCGGGAGTTCAAAGAAGTTCTCAAAAGCGAAGAG ACGAGTAAAAACCAGATAAAAGTAGATTTGGTGGATGAGAACTTCACAGAACTGAGGGGGGAGATAGCAGGTCCACCAGACACGCCATATGAAG GTGGCAGGTATCAACTTGAAATAAAAATCCCAGAAACCTATCCTTTTAACCCACCAAAG gTGCGATTCATCACTAAGATCTGGCATCCTAACATCAGTTCTGTGACAGGAGCAATATGTCTGGACATTTTAAAAGACCAGTG GGCGGCTGCTATGACCCTGCGGACGGTGCTGTTGTCTCTACAGGCTCTCCTCGCTGCAGCAGAACCAGACGACCCGCAGGATGCAGTAGTAGCCAACCAG TATAAGCAGAACCCAGAAATGTTCAAACAGACGGCGAGGCTGTGGTCTCACGTCTACGCAGGCGCTCCTGTCTCCAGTCCCGACTACACACGCAAAATAGACAAACTCTGTGCCATGGGCTTTGATAAG AATGCAGTAATAGCGGCCTTGTCTTCGAAATCCTGGGATGTGGAAACGGCGACAGAGCTGCTCCTTAGCAACTGA